GCCTCGCAGAGAGTCTATGGAGCCCATATAAACTTCTACCCATGGAATCCCCGAACGCCGAGCGTTACCGCCAGGCCGTAGCATCCGCCGCGCCACCCCGCCCGAAGACTCCACGCCCCATCGTCACCATCGGCTCGGGCGGCATCATCCGCGACGCGCATCTCCCCGCCTACGCCAAGGCCGGCTTCCCCGTCATCGCGCTCTCCGACCGCACCCCCGGCGTCGCCGCCAAGCTAGCCGCCGAAGCCGGCATCGCCCGATCCTTCGATTCCGTAGAAGCCGCCATCGCCTTCGCCCCGAAGGACGCCGTCTTCGACATCGCCGTCCCCGCCTCGCAGATTCAGCACATCCTGCCGCTCCTCCCCAAAGGCGCCGCCGTCCTCATCCAGAAGCCCATGGGCGACACCCTCGAGCAGGCCCGTACCATTCGCGACCTCTGCCGCAACCGTGGCCTCACTGCCGCCGTGAACTTCCAGCTTCGCTACGCCCCCAACAACCTCGGAGCCGTCGCCCTCGCCAAAGCGGGCCTGCTCGGCGAGATCCACGACATGGAAGTCCAGGTCCGCGTCTACATGCCGTGGAAGCTCTGGACCTTCCTCTCGACCGCCCCACGCCTCGAGATCCTCTACCACTCCATCCACTACCTCGACCTCATCCGCTCCTGGCTCGGCAACCCCGTCGGCGTCTACGCCCGCACCGTCCGCAACCCGCAGACCCCCACCCTGGCCGCCACCAAGTCCACCATCCTCCTCGACTACGGCGACTGGAAGCGCGTCTTCGTCGTCACCAACCACGGCCACGATCTCGCCGACACGTCGCAGCGCAGCTTCGTCCAGTGGGAGGGAACCGGCGGAGCTATCCGCATGGACATGGGCGTCAACCTCGACTATCCCACCGGCCGCTCCGACACCCTCTCCTACATCGAACGCGACTCCCCCACGAAGCAGTGGCATGACCTCCCGGTGAGCGGAAACTGGTTCCCCGACGCCTTCATGGGCTCCATGGGTGCCCTCCAGGCCTACGTTGAAGGCTCCGCCCCCGACCTGCCCACCGGCTTCGAGTCGGCCTACGAGACCATGGCGCTGGTCGAAGCTGCCTACGAATCAAGTGCACTCCCGACCCATCCTCTGCTTATTGATTAGCCGCCATCTGCTAGCGTAGACACCAATGCCCCACACCCACACCGTCGGCAGTGTCCGCTACACCTTCGACACCCTGGCCGACCTGCTCGCAAAGGCGACCCCGGCCCGCTCAGGCGACCAACTCGCCGGCCTCGCCGCCGAATCCGCCCAGCAGCGCGTTGCCGCCCAGATGGCCCTCGCCGACCTGCCACTATCTCACTTCCTCGAAAACCCCGTCATCCCCTATGAGAACGACGAGGTCACCCGGCTCATCCTCGACACTGCCCACACCCCTGAAGCCGTCGCCGCCTTCTCCCCTATCGCGAGCCTCACCGTAGGCGAGTTCCGCGACTTCCTCCTCTCGGACGACGCCACGCCCGGCCGCCTCGCCCCCCTCGCGCCGGGACTCATGCCCGAGATCGCCGCCGCCGTCTCGAAGCTCATGCGCCTGCAGGACCTAGTTCTCGTCGCCCGCAAGATCCACGTCGTCACCCGCTTCCGCACCACCGTCGGCCTGCCCGGACGCCTCTCCACCCGCCTCCAGCCAAACCACCCCACCGACGATCCCGAGGGCATCGCCGCCAGCATGCTCGACGGCCTCCTCCTCGGCTCCGGAGATGCCGTCATCGGCATCAACCCTGTCTCCGACAACGTCGAATCCACCACCACACTCCTCCGCCTCATCGACCGCGCCCGCGAGCGCTTCGCCATCCCCACGCAAAGCTGCGTCCTCGCCCACATCACCACGCAGATGCAGGCCATCGAGCAGGGTGCCCCGCTCGACCTCCTCTTCCAGTCGATCGGCGGCACCGAGGCCACGAACACCAGCTTCGGCGTTAGCCTTTCGCTCCTCGAAGAAGGCCACCAGATGGCCCGCGCCCTCAACCGCGTTCCCGATTCCAAAGCCAACATCATGTACTTCGAGACCGGCCAGGGAAGCTCCCTCTCGGCCAACGCCCACCATGGTGTCGACCAGCAGACCCTCGAAGCCCGCGCCTACGCCGTCGCTCGCCACTTCAAGCCCATGCTCGTTAACACCGTGGTCGGCTTCATCGGCCCCGAGTACCTCTACGACGGCAAGCAGATCCTCCGCGCCGGCCTCGAAGACCACTTCTGCGGCAAGCTCCTCGGCCTCCCCATGGGCTGCGACATCTGCTACACCAACCACGCTGAGGCCGACCAGGACGACATGGACGCCCTCCTCGTCATGCTCGGAACCGCTGGCGTGAACTACATCATGGGCGTCCCCGGAGCCGACGACATCATGCTCAACTACCAGAGCACCTCGTTCCACGACGCCCTTACCCTCCGCAAGTTGCTCAACCTCCGGCCCGCCCCTGAATTCGAGCAGTGGCTCGAAAGCGGACGCCTCCCCCAGCTTTCGGTCCAGGCACTCCTCAGCGCATGAGCGACCTGACGCGCCCCGGCCGTAGCCTCCGCGACCTCACCCCCGCCCGCATCTCCCTCGGTCGAACCGGCTCAAGCCTCACCACCGCCGAGCTTCTCGACTTCTCCCTCTCCCACGCCCAGGCCCGTGACGCCGTCCACGCAACCCTCAGCCTGCCCACGCTCCTCGAGGAGCTGACCCGTCGTGGCCTCAAACCGATAGCCGTAAGATCCGCCGCGCCAGACCGTCCCACCTACCTCCGCCGCCCCGACCTCGGACGCAAGCTGAGCGAAACCTCAACCACACGCCTAGGCGAGGTCTCACCGACAGTGACCCCAAGCCTCGCCTTTATCCTGGCCGACGGCCTCTCCGCGCTGGCGGTCGATCGCCACGCCATCCCCCTGATCGACGCGCTCCTTCCTCACCTGAACGAGCACTTCGCCTTCACTCCAGTCGTCATCGCCGAGCAAGCGCGCGTAGCCCTCGGAGACGAGATCGCCCCGCTCCTCCACGCTCAACTCACGATCATGCTCATCGGCGAGCGCCCCGGCCTCAGTTCACCCGACTCCCTCGGGGCCTACATCACCTGGCATCCGCGCCCCGGACGCACCGACGCCGAGCGCAACTGCATCTCCAACATCCGCACCCAGGGCCTCGACTACGCCACCGCCGCCGCGAAGATCGCCTATCTCTGCCTCACTGCCCAGAGACTCGGTTTTACCGGAACGCAACTCAAAGAGGCTGCTCCTGACCCGCAACAACTTCTTCCGTCGGCGCGACGGCCGCCTGAGCTGGGATAAACAAGGAAAACACCGTTCCGCCTGAACAACCCGGACGCCTCTCCCGGCTCCTCACCCGCATCGTCCCCTGGTGCTTTTCCATAATCTCGATCGACACCCAAAGCCCAAGCCCCGTCCCCGTAATCCCCTTCGTCGAGAAGAAGGGCTCGAAGATTCGCTTCAGCGTCTCGTTGCCAATCCCCGTCCCATTGTCCGCAACCGAGATCCGCACGCCCGTCTGCCCTGTCGCCCAGTTCCGGCCGTTCGACGTCTTGAGCCGAAGCTGCCCGCCCTCAGGCAATGCATCGATCGCGTTTCCGATCAGATTCACGAGCACCTGCCGAATCTCGCCATCATGGACCAGGATCTTGGGAATATCCCCGAACTCACGGATCACCTCGACCTGCATCCGCTTGACCCGGGAATCGAGCAGGGTCATCACCGTCCCGATCAACTCGTGCACATCCGTCTGCGCCGTCTGGGTCGAGCGCCGGTAGAACCGCAGTGTCTGCACCGTGATCTGCGCCACCCTGTCCAGTTCCTTCTGCGCAAGCTCCAGGAAGTTCCGCGCATCTTCCGGAAGCTCCGAGTTCCCTACAAGGTAGAGGCAATTCGTGATCGCCTCGAGCGGATTATTGATCTCGTGCGCGATCGACGCCGCGAGACGCCCCGCGACGGTCAGCTTCTCGGTCCGCCGCAGGATCTCCTCACTCTTCTTCTGCATCGTCAGGTCAGCGATAAACGCCGCGATCTGCCGATCTTCATCCGGCGACTCGGGATTCAGCAGTGCGACGCCGATCAGCACATCGATCGTCTGCCCGCTCGCCGAAAGACACGTCGCTTCGAAAGGCTCCCCCGCGATCCGCTGCATATCGAAGCTGCCGTCTGGATTCGTCCCGGCTAGAGGCCGAGGCTCGACAAGCAACGGACAGATTGCCGCAAGCGTCACCTCACCCGACAGCATCGATCCGTTCGGATATCCAAGCAGCCTCTCCACCGCTCCATTCGCATAGACGATTCGCCCAGACACATCGCTGATCAGAAGTCCGAGCGGCATCGCCTCCACCAGCCGGTGGAATCGCGCCTCCGCCTCCCGCAGCGCGCGTTCCGCAGCAATCCGGTTGCGCCGCGCCGCGGCCTCGCGGAGCTCGCGTTCCAAAGCGGGAACCAGTCGCGCCAGGTTCTGCTTCGTCACATAGTCCTGCGCCCCGGCGCGCATCGATTCGACCGCCGTCTCCTCCGAGATCGCGCCCGACATCATGATGAACGGAACATCAAGCCCCGCGTTCTTGAGAAGTTGCAACGCAGCAGGGCCGCTGAAATGAGGAAGGTTGTAGTCGGCAAAGACAATGTCAGGCGGCTCCAGCGCCGCGCCGTCGCCGGAAAAAAGCGCGTCCACCATCTCCGTCTCGGTCTCAACCCGCACCAGCGTCACGGCAAAACCATGTCGCCGCAGATGACGCTCCAAGAGGAACGCGTCGTCAGGGTTGTCTTCGACGAGGAGAACCTTAAGCTGGCGGAGTTCTAGCTCGGGGGACATTCGTTGAGCACCAGCCAGTACATGCCGAGCTGACGAGTGGCTTCCGCGAAGTCATTGAAGTTGACCGGCTTGCGGATATAACTGTTGAC
This genomic window from Granulicella sibirica contains:
- a CDS encoding Gfo/Idh/MocA family protein, whose amino-acid sequence is MESPNAERYRQAVASAAPPRPKTPRPIVTIGSGGIIRDAHLPAYAKAGFPVIALSDRTPGVAAKLAAEAGIARSFDSVEAAIAFAPKDAVFDIAVPASQIQHILPLLPKGAAVLIQKPMGDTLEQARTIRDLCRNRGLTAAVNFQLRYAPNNLGAVALAKAGLLGEIHDMEVQVRVYMPWKLWTFLSTAPRLEILYHSIHYLDLIRSWLGNPVGVYARTVRNPQTPTLAATKSTILLDYGDWKRVFVVTNHGHDLADTSQRSFVQWEGTGGAIRMDMGVNLDYPTGRSDTLSYIERDSPTKQWHDLPVSGNWFPDAFMGSMGALQAYVEGSAPDLPTGFESAYETMALVEAAYESSALPTHPLLID
- a CDS encoding ethanolamine ammonia-lyase subunit EutB → MPHTHTVGSVRYTFDTLADLLAKATPARSGDQLAGLAAESAQQRVAAQMALADLPLSHFLENPVIPYENDEVTRLILDTAHTPEAVAAFSPIASLTVGEFRDFLLSDDATPGRLAPLAPGLMPEIAAAVSKLMRLQDLVLVARKIHVVTRFRTTVGLPGRLSTRLQPNHPTDDPEGIAASMLDGLLLGSGDAVIGINPVSDNVESTTTLLRLIDRARERFAIPTQSCVLAHITTQMQAIEQGAPLDLLFQSIGGTEATNTSFGVSLSLLEEGHQMARALNRVPDSKANIMYFETGQGSSLSANAHHGVDQQTLEARAYAVARHFKPMLVNTVVGFIGPEYLYDGKQILRAGLEDHFCGKLLGLPMGCDICYTNHAEADQDDMDALLVMLGTAGVNYIMGVPGADDIMLNYQSTSFHDALTLRKLLNLRPAPEFEQWLESGRLPQLSVQALLSA
- the eutC gene encoding ethanolamine ammonia-lyase subunit EutC, with the translated sequence MSDLTRPGRSLRDLTPARISLGRTGSSLTTAELLDFSLSHAQARDAVHATLSLPTLLEELTRRGLKPIAVRSAAPDRPTYLRRPDLGRKLSETSTTRLGEVSPTVTPSLAFILADGLSALAVDRHAIPLIDALLPHLNEHFAFTPVVIAEQARVALGDEIAPLLHAQLTIMLIGERPGLSSPDSLGAYITWHPRPGRTDAERNCISNIRTQGLDYATAAAKIAYLCLTAQRLGFTGTQLKEAAPDPQQLLPSARRPPELG
- a CDS encoding hybrid sensor histidine kinase/response regulator, producing MSPELELRQLKVLLVEDNPDDAFLLERHLRRHGFAVTLVRVETETEMVDALFSGDGAALEPPDIVFADYNLPHFSGPAALQLLKNAGLDVPFIMMSGAISEETAVESMRAGAQDYVTKQNLARLVPALERELREAAARRNRIAAERALREAEARFHRLVEAMPLGLLISDVSGRIVYANGAVERLLGYPNGSMLSGEVTLAAICPLLVEPRPLAGTNPDGSFDMQRIAGEPFEATCLSASGQTIDVLIGVALLNPESPDEDRQIAAFIADLTMQKKSEEILRRTEKLTVAGRLAASIAHEINNPLEAITNCLYLVGNSELPEDARNFLELAQKELDRVAQITVQTLRFYRRSTQTAQTDVHELIGTVMTLLDSRVKRMQVEVIREFGDIPKILVHDGEIRQVLVNLIGNAIDALPEGGQLRLKTSNGRNWATGQTGVRISVADNGTGIGNETLKRIFEPFFSTKGITGTGLGLWVSIEIMEKHQGTMRVRSRERRPGCSGGTVFSLFIPAQAAVAPTEEVVAGQEQPL